In Paenibacillus segetis, a single genomic region encodes these proteins:
- the map gene encoding type I methionyl aminopeptidase, with protein sequence MKVNLKSNEDIARIRESGSILSDCHKEIAKRIGPGITTLEIDSWVENFLALRGATPEQKGYRGYPFATCASVNDVVCHGFPTDRKLQNGDIVTIDIVVNKNGWLADSGWSYRIGEVSPEAERLLKVTEKALYAGIAQALPGKRIGDIGHAVSKVAKGAGVGIVKPLIGHGIGRYMHEAPDVPNFGRARTGMILESGMVITIEPIFTLGDTGAVQWDDDGWGVRSADGSLGAHYEHTLAITDNGPVILTT encoded by the coding sequence GTGAAGGTGAACTTGAAGTCTAATGAGGATATAGCTCGAATTCGGGAATCGGGGAGTATATTAAGCGATTGTCATAAGGAAATTGCGAAGCGAATAGGTCCCGGAATTACGACGCTTGAGATCGACAGTTGGGTAGAGAACTTCTTGGCACTAAGAGGTGCTACTCCAGAACAGAAGGGATATAGAGGGTATCCATTTGCAACCTGTGCTTCTGTAAACGATGTGGTTTGTCATGGATTTCCGACCGATCGTAAACTACAAAATGGAGATATCGTTACGATTGATATTGTAGTGAATAAGAATGGTTGGCTTGCTGATTCGGGCTGGTCCTACAGGATTGGTGAAGTTAGTCCTGAAGCTGAGCGACTGCTAAAGGTTACAGAAAAAGCTCTTTATGCTGGGATTGCCCAAGCGTTGCCAGGTAAGCGAATTGGCGATATTGGTCATGCTGTAAGTAAGGTTGCGAAGGGAGCGGGGGTCGGCATTGTTAAACCGCTAATAGGACATGGGATAGGCCGTTATATGCACGAAGCGCCGGATGTGCCTAATTTCGGGCGTGCTCGCACAGGAATGATACTTGAGTCAGGTATGGTTATTACCATCGAACCTATTTTTACATTAGGAGATACAGGTGCTGTACAATGGGATGATGATGGTTGGGGTGTTCGTTCCGCAGACGGCAGTCTTGGTGCTCATTATGAACACACTTTAGCCATTACGGACAATGGCCCTGTTATACTGACAACATAA
- a CDS encoding GNAT family N-acetyltransferase, translated as MYNRFDEIYKIMESSFPKSEFRTYDGQRALLSSPYYRVLTETDSNDKTIAFLASWEFSSFRFVEHFAVDPTLRGGGTGGKLLNKYISQSQIPVRLEVEPPESDFAKRRIGFYERLGFHLNSFDYVQPPLREGQPLLPLNIMSYPDPLTEEEFAHFKETVYSEVYKMNLLN; from the coding sequence ATGTATAATCGATTTGATGAGATTTATAAGATCATGGAGTCTTCATTTCCGAAATCTGAATTTAGAACCTATGATGGACAACGCGCGTTATTATCTAGCCCTTATTATCGTGTGCTTACAGAAACAGACTCTAATGATAAAACGATTGCCTTTCTGGCTAGCTGGGAATTTTCATCTTTTCGTTTCGTGGAACATTTTGCAGTGGATCCAACATTACGAGGAGGTGGCACAGGCGGAAAGTTGCTGAACAAATATATAAGTCAGTCACAGATTCCTGTTCGGCTGGAAGTAGAGCCACCTGAGAGTGACTTTGCAAAGCGAAGAATTGGTTTTTATGAACGACTCGGATTTCATCTGAATTCATTTGACTATGTGCAGCCCCCTCTCCGGGAAGGCCAGCCTCTGTTGCCTCTTAACATTATGAGTTACCCCGATCCTCTGACGGAAGAGGAGTTTGCTCATTTTAAAGAAACGGTGTATTCCGAAGTTTACAAAATGAATCTGTTAAATTAA
- a CDS encoding cytochrome (ubi)quinol oxidase subunit III, with protein MTTPHAQQTTDTIPHELEKATLEGRNKVLTFWLFLGGESVLFGTLFATFLTLRNQVADGPSASELFNLPMTAAATFILLVSSLTSVFAIQAMHRGNKKSLSGWLSVTVLLGLAFLILEIYEFREYMVHEDYSMTTSAFSSAFYTLVGFHGAHVLFGILWIGILIGQLAKKGLNVVTAPKIYVSAMYWHFIDVVWVFIFTVVYLLGKVA; from the coding sequence ATGACGACACCACATGCACAGCAGACTACAGACACAATTCCCCATGAATTAGAAAAGGCGACGCTTGAAGGCCGGAATAAGGTGTTAACCTTTTGGCTATTTCTCGGCGGTGAGTCTGTATTGTTTGGTACTTTGTTTGCTACCTTCCTGACACTGCGAAATCAAGTGGCCGATGGTCCTTCAGCTAGTGAACTATTCAATTTACCCATGACGGCGGCGGCAACATTTATCTTGCTTGTCAGTAGCTTAACAAGTGTTTTCGCCATTCAAGCGATGCATCGAGGAAACAAGAAGTCGCTATCAGGTTGGCTCAGTGTAACGGTATTATTGGGATTAGCGTTCCTTATATTGGAGATTTATGAATTTAGGGAATACATGGTTCACGAGGATTATAGTATGACAACAAGCGCCTTTAGTTCTGCATTCTATACGCTTGTTGGATTTCACGGGGCACACGTGTTATTCGGGATTCTATGGATCGGTATTCTAATTGGTCAGTTAGCTAAGAAAGGACTCAATGTTGTGACGGCTCCAAAGATATATGTATCCGCGATGTACTGGCATTTTATCGATGTGGTGTGGGTATTTATCTTCACAGTTGTCTATCTCCTTGGGAAGGTGGCGTAA
- a CDS encoding nucleobase:cation symporter-2 family protein translates to MEREKIFQRNRHTFKTVSLGLQHVLAMYAGAVIVPLIVGGALDFTTSQLTYLIAIDLLACGIATLLQVFGNKYFGIGLPVMLGCAFQAVSPMIAIGLEDGMGVSAIYGAIIASGLFVFLFAGVFGKLIAFFPPVVTGSVVTIIGVTLIPVALTDLGGGDKTSPDFGSPLNVMLGFGVLIFILLMNRFTKGFLRSISVLIGLIAGTIVAGLAGAVDFGPLKEASWFHMIQPFYFGRPTFHASAILTMILVAIVSVAESTGVFMALGKIVDKDITSKDLTRGYRAEGLAIMVGGIFNSFPYTTYSQNVGLVQMSRVKTRDVIVVAGSLLILIGFVPKIAALTQLVPTSVLGGAMIALFGLVLSSGIRMLGDQVDLNRHENLLIIACSVGMGLGVTVVPEVFAQLPDKLRILVDNGIVAGSFTAIVLNLLFNGLRGNKAKPVATETGQEGMEA, encoded by the coding sequence ATGGAGCGGGAGAAAATATTCCAAAGAAACAGACATACGTTTAAAACGGTATCGTTAGGTCTACAGCACGTGCTGGCGATGTACGCTGGAGCAGTTATTGTACCGCTTATCGTGGGTGGAGCACTCGATTTCACCACTTCGCAATTAACCTATCTTATTGCAATCGATTTGCTTGCCTGTGGGATCGCAACGTTACTTCAGGTGTTTGGTAATAAGTACTTTGGTATTGGGTTACCTGTTATGCTCGGATGTGCTTTTCAAGCCGTATCCCCTATGATTGCAATCGGTTTGGAAGATGGGATGGGCGTATCAGCGATCTATGGAGCTATTATCGCATCGGGATTGTTCGTCTTTTTATTCGCAGGAGTGTTTGGGAAACTGATTGCTTTCTTCCCACCAGTTGTGACAGGCTCAGTTGTTACGATTATTGGTGTCACGTTGATACCCGTTGCTCTGACAGACTTGGGTGGCGGAGATAAGACGAGTCCCGATTTTGGGAGTCCCTTAAATGTGATGCTGGGATTTGGGGTCCTAATCTTTATCCTGTTGATGAACCGCTTCACAAAAGGGTTTCTCCGTTCCATCTCTGTATTGATCGGATTGATCGCGGGTACGATTGTTGCCGGACTAGCCGGCGCTGTAGATTTTGGACCGCTGAAGGAAGCTAGTTGGTTTCATATGATTCAACCATTCTATTTCGGACGACCAACATTTCACGCTTCGGCAATCCTTACGATGATTCTTGTAGCTATTGTTAGTGTTGCTGAATCAACGGGAGTATTCATGGCTCTCGGTAAAATCGTCGATAAGGATATTACATCCAAAGATTTGACGCGTGGCTATCGTGCGGAAGGTTTAGCAATCATGGTAGGTGGGATATTCAATTCCTTCCCGTATACAACTTATTCTCAGAATGTCGGACTAGTTCAGATGAGTCGCGTAAAGACCAGGGATGTTATCGTTGTTGCTGGTAGCTTGCTCATTCTGATCGGTTTTGTGCCTAAGATCGCTGCATTGACACAGCTTGTACCAACCTCAGTTCTTGGTGGAGCTATGATTGCATTGTTTGGTCTAGTTCTCTCTTCAGGTATCCGTATGTTAGGTGACCAAGTAGATTTGAATAGACACGAGAACCTATTGATTATCGCTTGCTCCGTTGGAATGGGGCTAGGTGTGACTGTAGTTCCAGAAGTTTTTGCACAACTGCCCGATAAGCTGCGGATTCTCGTTGATAATGGTATTGTTGCAGGGAGCTTCACAGCCATTGTTCTGAACCTGCTATTTAATGGGCTTCGTGGTAATAAGGCGAAACCAGTAGCTACTGAAACGGGTCAAGAGGGCATGGAAGCTTAA
- the ctaD gene encoding cytochrome c oxidase subunit I yields MDWLTTVDHKKIAILYLVAGGFFFGIGGIEALLIRVQLAKPMNDFVSAQQFNELITMHGTTMIFLGVMPVIFALMNAVIPLQIGARDVAFPFLNSLGFWTFLFGGLLLNLSWFMGGAPDAGWTSYTPLSTNAYSLTHGVDFYTIGLQIAGLGTLIGGLNFLATIITMRAPGMSFMRMPMFTWTSFVTSAMILFAFPAVTVGLVLLTFDRILGANFFEVSKGGNPVLWQHIFWIFGHPEVYILILPAFGVISEVISTFSRKRLFGYSSMVFATILIAFLGFMVWAHHMFTTGLGPVANALFSIATMLIAVPTGIKIFNWLFTMWGGQIRFTTANLFAAGFIPTFVMGGVTGVMLASAPADYQYHDTYFVVAHFHYVIVGGLVLGLFAGLHYWWPKMFGRILSEKLGKIEFWTFIIGFQLTFFVQHFLGLIGMQRRVFTYLPNQGFDLMNLISTIGAFLMGVGVIVFLVNIGITSRKPVGAANDPWDDGRTLEWSIPSPPPEYNFKQIPLVRGLDAFWKEKAAGHTEMTPSEPVGPIHMPSPTILPFVMSLGIFIAGLGFMFTSDDFGNSFLNFIFNNYIVTGLGLAVTFGSMLLRSLFDDHGWHIEEDELNGKGVKA; encoded by the coding sequence ATGGATTGGTTAACAACCGTCGATCACAAGAAAATAGCTATTCTGTATTTAGTAGCCGGGGGGTTCTTCTTCGGTATTGGCGGAATTGAAGCGTTATTGATTCGTGTTCAGCTTGCCAAGCCGATGAATGATTTCGTATCGGCTCAGCAATTTAACGAGCTGATTACGATGCACGGTACGACGATGATCTTCCTTGGTGTCATGCCGGTCATTTTTGCTCTAATGAATGCGGTCATCCCGCTGCAAATTGGAGCACGTGATGTAGCGTTTCCTTTTCTGAATTCACTCGGATTCTGGACGTTTCTATTCGGTGGATTGTTACTTAATCTCAGTTGGTTTATGGGTGGTGCACCGGATGCCGGATGGACATCATACACTCCGTTATCAACTAATGCGTACAGCTTGACACACGGTGTCGACTTTTACACGATTGGTCTACAGATCGCAGGTTTGGGTACGTTGATTGGGGGGCTTAACTTCCTCGCGACGATCATTACAATGCGTGCGCCGGGTATGTCCTTTATGCGGATGCCTATGTTCACTTGGACATCCTTCGTTACGTCGGCGATGATTTTGTTCGCATTCCCAGCGGTTACTGTAGGGCTGGTATTGCTTACCTTTGACCGGATTTTAGGAGCTAATTTCTTCGAGGTATCGAAGGGTGGTAACCCCGTACTCTGGCAACATATATTCTGGATCTTCGGGCACCCTGAGGTGTATATTTTGATTCTGCCTGCGTTTGGTGTTATTTCGGAGGTTATCAGTACCTTCTCTCGTAAGCGTTTGTTTGGTTATAGTTCGATGGTGTTTGCAACGATCCTGATTGCCTTCTTGGGCTTCATGGTTTGGGCACATCATATGTTTACGACTGGGCTTGGGCCAGTAGCGAACGCGTTATTCTCCATCGCTACGATGTTAATTGCGGTTCCTACAGGAATCAAAATCTTTAACTGGTTGTTCACGATGTGGGGCGGGCAGATTCGCTTCACTACTGCTAATTTATTTGCAGCGGGTTTTATTCCAACGTTCGTTATGGGTGGGGTAACCGGAGTCATGTTGGCCTCAGCACCAGCTGACTATCAGTACCACGATACATATTTCGTTGTGGCGCACTTTCACTACGTGATTGTTGGTGGCCTTGTTCTTGGCTTGTTCGCGGGACTCCATTACTGGTGGCCTAAAATGTTTGGAAGAATTCTTAGTGAGAAACTAGGGAAGATCGAATTTTGGACGTTTATTATTGGTTTCCAGTTGACCTTCTTCGTTCAGCATTTCCTCGGGTTAATTGGGATGCAACGTCGGGTCTTCACTTATTTACCGAATCAAGGCTTTGATCTTATGAACTTGATCAGTACAATAGGTGCATTCTTAATGGGTGTAGGTGTGATTGTGTTCCTAGTTAACATTGGCATCACATCTCGTAAACCTGTTGGTGCAGCCAATGATCCTTGGGATGATGGACGGACGCTCGAATGGAGTATTCCTTCACCGCCACCGGAATATAACTTCAAGCAAATACCACTTGTACGTGGTCTTGATGCTTTTTGGAAGGAAAAAGCGGCTGGTCATACAGAAATGACACCGTCAGAGCCTGTTGGACCGATTCATATGCCATCTCCAACTATTCTTCCATTTGTGATGTCGTTAGGTATTTTCATTGCTGGTCTTGGATTTATGTTCACTAGTGATGACTTTGGAAATAGCTTTTTGAATTTTATATTTAACAACTATATTGTTACAGGACTTGGGCTAGCGGTTACCTTCGGATCCATGCTGCTGCGTTCGCTCTTTGACGATCATGGTTGGCATATTGAAGAGGATGAACTGAATGGGAAGGGGGTCAAGGCATGA
- the coxB gene encoding cytochrome c oxidase subunit II yields the protein MMKRWKAIKRLGPLFIGLSFMLSACGRADLSTLKPQGTVAAGQYDLMKLAISIMIVVMLIVFSIAAYVYIKFRRKPEHKEAPKQVEGNFKLEVLWTAIPLVLVLVLAVPTIQKVFAFGEDYSADKNAIKVKVSSHLFWWEFSYPDYGITTAQDLIIPANKKISLELKTMDVLHSFWVPSLAGKTDTNTDGTVNKTWIEATQEGVYLGKCAELCGPSHAFMEFKVKSVSQESFDLWVASMKEPVQTIEDPAIAEVFKNQCLSCHAIGEQGGSVGPNLTGIGSRESVASILLNSEGSGQLKGSKPVKDNLIEWLTDPQAVKPGNKMPSPKEDLGLTDNEIKAIAEYLANSKVSY from the coding sequence ATGATGAAGCGTTGGAAGGCTATCAAACGGCTGGGGCCCTTGTTTATCGGGCTATCGTTCATGCTGTCTGCATGTGGAAGAGCGGATTTATCGACGCTTAAACCGCAAGGTACGGTAGCGGCAGGACAGTATGACTTAATGAAGTTGGCGATTAGCATCATGATTGTTGTGATGTTGATTGTATTTAGTATTGCGGCATATGTCTATATTAAATTTCGGCGTAAACCAGAGCATAAGGAAGCCCCCAAACAAGTTGAAGGGAACTTCAAGCTAGAGGTTCTTTGGACGGCGATACCACTCGTGCTCGTCTTGGTTCTGGCCGTACCTACGATTCAGAAGGTGTTTGCATTTGGTGAAGACTATTCTGCCGACAAGAATGCTATAAAGGTAAAAGTCTCCTCACATTTATTCTGGTGGGAATTCTCCTATCCCGATTATGGGATTACTACAGCTCAGGATCTTATTATTCCTGCGAACAAGAAGATTTCGCTTGAGCTAAAGACCATGGATGTACTTCATTCTTTCTGGGTGCCATCACTTGCCGGTAAAACGGATACGAATACGGATGGGACCGTCAATAAAACCTGGATTGAAGCTACCCAAGAGGGGGTTTATCTCGGTAAGTGTGCGGAACTTTGTGGTCCGTCTCATGCTTTCATGGAGTTCAAAGTCAAGTCTGTAAGTCAAGAATCGTTCGACCTATGGGTCGCATCGATGAAAGAGCCGGTTCAGACGATTGAGGATCCAGCGATAGCTGAAGTGTTTAAGAATCAATGCTTAAGTTGTCATGCTATAGGTGAGCAAGGTGGATCCGTCGGCCCTAACCTGACCGGGATTGGCAGCCGAGAATCAGTAGCAAGCATTTTGCTGAACTCAGAAGGCAGTGGTCAATTGAAAGGTAGTAAGCCAGTTAAGGATAATCTGATAGAATGGCTTACCGATCCGCAAGCAGTGAAACCTGGTAATAAGATGCCATCGCCTAAAGAGGATCTTGGGCTTACTGATAATGAAATCAAAGCTATAGCCGAGTATTTGGCGAATAGCAAAGTATCATATTGA
- a CDS encoding cytochrome C oxidase subunit IV family protein → MENQDNHHHDGSVIKRRHRQEGPQKHVIAFIFSIILTLIAFAAVAAGGVNTAFTVILLLVMAILQVLVQLGYWMHLKDKGHLLPIIFMAGGFFVAGTAIITALFWMWWS, encoded by the coding sequence ATGGAAAATCAGGATAATCATCATCATGATGGTTCCGTGATCAAGCGTCGTCATAGGCAAGAAGGACCCCAGAAGCATGTGATCGCGTTTATATTCTCGATCATCTTAACACTCATCGCCTTTGCCGCTGTTGCGGCTGGGGGAGTGAATACGGCATTTACCGTCATCCTGCTGCTGGTCATGGCAATACTCCAGGTACTTGTGCAATTGGGTTACTGGATGCATCTTAAGGATAAAGGCCACTTGTTACCCATTATATTTATGGCCGGTGGATTCTTTGTAGCTGGTACGGCGATTATTACAGCGCTGTTCTGGATGTGGTGGTCTTAA
- a CDS encoding DUF4870 domain-containing protein, whose protein sequence is MSPFKSSTGIYENLAGFLIYLFAFVGGVIFLAVERRSRYVLFHALQSVMLFGGLMVAHALIVFLPVIGAVVGLLLTLIGIVLWLVLMITSLQGKWIKLPWIGDLAERQLNRM, encoded by the coding sequence ATGTCCCCTTTCAAATCATCCACCGGAATTTATGAGAATTTAGCCGGGTTTCTGATCTACTTATTTGCATTTGTGGGAGGCGTCATTTTTCTAGCTGTAGAGAGAAGAAGTCGCTACGTCTTATTCCATGCCCTGCAATCCGTCATGTTGTTTGGCGGTCTCATGGTTGCACATGCGCTCATCGTCTTTCTCCCCGTAATAGGCGCCGTCGTAGGATTACTGTTAACACTAATTGGAATTGTACTCTGGTTAGTGCTTATGATCACCTCTCTCCAAGGCAAATGGATCAAGCTTCCTTGGATCGGCGACCTTGCTGAAAGACAATTAAATCGAATGTAA
- a CDS encoding xanthine phosphoribosyltransferase: protein MKLLKEKVMNEGIVLGEQVLKVDSFLNHQMDPMLMSEIGSEFVRRFAGEEITKILTIESSGIAPAIMTALELRVPMIFARKNKSLTLREDIFVEKVYSFTKRETNEITVSKKFLGANDRVLIIDDFLANGEAAFGLARIAEQAGASVVGIGIVIEKSFQPGAKLLQEAGYRVDSLVRIASLDNGTVTFVE from the coding sequence GTGAAGTTATTAAAGGAAAAAGTAATGAATGAAGGAATCGTGTTGGGTGAGCAAGTGTTGAAGGTTGATTCTTTTTTGAATCACCAAATGGATCCTATGCTCATGAGTGAAATAGGGAGTGAGTTTGTAAGGCGGTTTGCTGGGGAGGAAATTACGAAGATACTGACGATTGAATCTTCAGGAATTGCTCCGGCGATTATGACTGCTCTGGAGCTTCGCGTACCGATGATTTTTGCGCGTAAGAACAAATCACTAACATTGAGGGAAGATATTTTCGTAGAGAAGGTATATTCATTCACAAAACGCGAGACGAACGAGATTACCGTTTCGAAGAAGTTTCTTGGGGCGAATGACCGAGTGCTAATTATTGATGATTTCTTGGCAAACGGGGAAGCGGCTTTTGGTCTTGCACGAATTGCTGAGCAAGCAGGGGCTAGCGTGGTAGGGATCGGAATAGTGATCGAGAAATCTTTCCAACCAGGGGCGAAATTATTGCAAGAGGCGGGCTATCGCGTGGATTCACTCGTAAGAATAGCATCGTTGGATAATGGAACCGTTACTTTTGTAGAGTAG
- a CDS encoding GntR family transcriptional regulator, with translation MWIPIQINENSAEPLYHQIETQLRSLIVSGQIAEGTLLPSIREFAGSLSCSVITIRRVYQDLENEGLLRTKQGTGTFVAKVGAGERSEYRRVAVQEALETAVDVGISVQYGKQEILDLFLETLRKKYPNHEGESDPA, from the coding sequence GTGTGGATTCCTATTCAAATTAATGAGAACAGCGCAGAACCGTTGTATCATCAGATCGAAACACAATTGAGATCGTTGATCGTTAGCGGACAGATAGCAGAAGGAACCCTACTTCCTTCCATACGAGAGTTCGCTGGAAGCTTAAGCTGTAGCGTAATTACCATCCGACGAGTATATCAAGATTTGGAGAATGAAGGACTACTTCGGACGAAACAAGGTACAGGGACATTCGTAGCCAAAGTTGGAGCGGGTGAAAGAAGTGAATACCGAAGAGTAGCTGTACAGGAAGCACTTGAAACGGCCGTTGATGTAGGGATATCAGTACAATATGGGAAGCAAGAAATATTGGATTTGTTTCTAGAAACCTTGCGTAAGAAATATCCTAATCATGAAGGAGAGAGTGATCCCGCGTGA
- a CDS encoding DUF420 domain-containing protein, which produces MDLYTLFPTISTAFIVISAVLVAIGWGLIIKGKREAHKKTMIAAAIAAVLFFLIYSSRTVFIGNTSWGGPDDLKGYYQTFLIFHIVLATVAAVFGITTLILGFKEKYAKHRKWGRTTAVIWFFTAITGVAVYVLLYLLYPGGHTQAVWRVIWGY; this is translated from the coding sequence ATGGATCTATACACATTGTTTCCGACGATCAGTACAGCCTTCATCGTTATAAGTGCTGTGTTGGTTGCCATCGGATGGGGACTCATTATCAAAGGCAAAAGAGAAGCTCATAAGAAAACGATGATCGCTGCCGCTATTGCTGCAGTACTCTTCTTCCTTATCTACTCGTCACGTACGGTATTTATTGGAAATACATCGTGGGGTGGCCCGGATGACCTGAAGGGCTATTATCAGACGTTTCTTATTTTCCATATCGTGCTCGCGACTGTTGCCGCTGTATTCGGCATAACGACGCTGATACTTGGCTTCAAGGAGAAGTATGCAAAGCATCGTAAATGGGGAAGAACAACCGCAGTCATCTGGTTCTTCACGGCGATTACCGGTGTGGCTGTGTACGTACTGCTCTATCTCTTATATCCAGGTGGACATACTCAAGCGGTATGGAGAGTGATATGGGGATACTAG
- a CDS encoding MGDG synthase family glycosyltransferase, whose protein sequence is MNTKSPKIMILYASYGDGHYQATKAIESCFQRKGISNIILLDLMAEAHPLLNELTKFMYIQSFKALPSVYGWVYNMTRDMQSDTSFLSMINTMGMRVLKEIIAKEEPDLIIHTFPQLAMPKLIKKTGVSLPLVNIVTDFDLHGRWIHPEVDRYYVATEDLKMEIANRGISSNRVLASGIPLGPNFGESNISHTEILPKLDPTKKTVLLMAGAYGVMKGLRDICEALIATGHHQILVVCGRNKELFRGLKRTFSKCTDVHLYGYLDNIPEMMGVSDCIITKPGGITLSEALACRLPLFLYRPVPGQELNNALYLKRKGIAHISYDAYKLAEQIESLWSNESSLIQMQLQIEDLRKPEATEVIVNDILDQWFSPVPASSYWATL, encoded by the coding sequence ATGAATACGAAATCGCCAAAAATAATGATCCTATATGCAAGTTACGGTGATGGTCATTATCAAGCTACAAAAGCCATCGAAAGTTGTTTCCAAAGAAAAGGGATCAGCAATATTATACTCTTGGATTTAATGGCCGAGGCTCACCCACTTTTAAATGAATTAACCAAATTCATGTATATCCAAAGCTTTAAAGCCTTACCTTCCGTCTACGGTTGGGTCTATAACATGACCCGAGATATGCAGTCTGACACTTCATTTCTAAGTATGATCAATACAATGGGGATGCGAGTACTTAAGGAGATCATCGCCAAAGAAGAGCCTGATCTTATTATTCATACATTCCCTCAACTAGCTATGCCCAAGCTAATAAAAAAGACAGGGGTATCTCTACCTCTCGTTAATATAGTAACGGATTTTGATTTGCATGGAAGATGGATTCATCCCGAAGTGGACCGCTATTATGTAGCGACTGAGGATTTAAAAATGGAGATTGCAAATCGTGGCATATCGAGCAATCGCGTGCTCGCTAGCGGGATACCGCTTGGACCTAATTTCGGTGAATCAAACATATCCCACACTGAAATACTCCCCAAGCTGGACCCGACAAAAAAAACCGTTCTTTTGATGGCTGGCGCCTACGGTGTTATGAAAGGTCTGCGCGATATTTGTGAAGCATTGATCGCAACCGGGCACCATCAGATTCTAGTTGTTTGCGGACGTAATAAAGAATTATTTCGAGGATTAAAGCGTACGTTCAGCAAATGTACCGATGTACATCTATATGGCTATCTAGATAATATACCTGAAATGATGGGTGTCAGTGACTGTATTATTACCAAGCCAGGTGGTATAACGTTGTCCGAAGCACTTGCCTGTCGGCTCCCACTATTCCTTTACCGTCCTGTTCCTGGTCAAGAGCTTAATAACGCACTTTATTTGAAGCGTAAAGGTATTGCCCACATTTCATACGACGCCTATAAACTAGCGGAACAAATTGAATCGCTGTGGAGTAACGAAAGTTCGCTTATCCAAATGCAATTACAAATAGAAGACCTCCGTAAGCCCGAGGCTACAGAGGTCATCGTTAACGATATATTGGATCAGTGGTTTTCTCCCGTGCCAGCTTCCAGCTATTGGGCTACCCTATAA
- the ctaG gene encoding cytochrome c oxidase assembly factor CtaG: MLGLEYFNFVQVWDPVFLAVMLLITAGYFLLVGPLSEKLGEGQSIPASKKVLFVLGMLLLYLAQGGPIDLLGHMMFSFHMVSMALSYLIAPPLLMLGIPPWVWRVIIRFLARSPLHRLKFLATPIVAAVLFNGLFSFYHIPVIHDYVMLHFGIHRLYYVILFIAAGLMWWTLVNPLPDAAEGQSLKKMGFIFLNMVLLTPACGLIIFASEPLYATYSDPAVWAKAMGYCIPGDTTYLLSQFGGPQFFGYLKPAIDQQVGGILMKFLQEIIFASMLAYVFFQWYRQENRNDDEENVA; this comes from the coding sequence ATGCTAGGCTTAGAATATTTCAACTTTGTACAAGTCTGGGATCCGGTATTTCTAGCAGTCATGTTACTGATAACTGCAGGTTATTTCTTGCTAGTGGGCCCGTTAAGTGAGAAACTTGGAGAAGGACAATCGATACCTGCTAGCAAAAAAGTGTTGTTTGTCTTGGGCATGTTGTTGCTTTATTTGGCTCAGGGAGGACCTATCGATTTATTGGGTCATATGATGTTCAGTTTTCACATGGTTAGCATGGCTCTATCTTATTTGATTGCTCCACCGCTGTTAATGTTAGGTATTCCACCTTGGGTATGGCGTGTTATAATAAGATTTCTGGCTAGAAGTCCACTTCACCGATTGAAATTTCTAGCAACGCCAATTGTGGCGGCAGTGCTCTTTAACGGTTTGTTCTCGTTCTACCACATACCTGTTATTCATGATTATGTTATGTTGCACTTTGGAATCCACCGGTTATATTATGTCATCTTGTTTATCGCTGCAGGACTGATGTGGTGGACGCTTGTTAATCCCTTGCCTGATGCGGCAGAAGGCCAGAGTCTGAAGAAGATGGGTTTTATCTTCCTTAACATGGTGCTATTAACACCTGCCTGCGGATTGATTATCTTTGCGAGTGAGCCACTGTATGCTACTTACAGTGATCCGGCAGTGTGGGCAAAGGCAATGGGATACTGTATACCCGGTGATACGACCTATCTGCTAAGTCAATTCGGTGGACCACAGTTCTTTGGATACTTGAAGCCTGCTATCGATCAGCAGGTCGGTGGAATTCTCATGAAGTTTCTTCAGGAGATCATTTTTGCTTCGATGCTGGCGTATGTCTTCTTTCAATGGTACAGGCAGGAGAATCGGAATGATGACGAAGAGAATGTCGCTTAG